The region CAGATATTTTTTTCTTTACCTCTTTTTTTATCGCGGCAAATTTCACAAAGTTTTTGTTCTTTTCTTGCGCTTGTGAAAGGATTAAAACAAAAGTCGCAACGTTTAAGCTCTGTTTTTAAAGCTGATACAGCTTGGCAAACTTCTTCTGCTTTTTCTTCTGGTAATGACAATAAATATAAAGCAAACCTTGTTGCGGTTCTTTCTCCAATGGTTGGAAATTTAGAAAAAATAGAAATAGCTTCTTTAATTTGTCTCGGAATCATATTATTTAAATTACTTCCTCGCCAGTAATTTCTTCACCTTCATAGTTTTGATCAAGCTCTTTAAAGGTTACAACATCTTGATTAAAGTATAGTTTTTTGCTTCCGATTGGTCCATTTCTGTGCTTTGCAATAATAATTTCAGCGATGTTTTGCTCGGGTGTATTAGGTCTTACTTTATCTTCTCTATAAATAAAAAGAACAACATCCGAATCTTGTTCAAGGGAGCCGGATTCCCTAAGATCAGAAAGTCTTGGTCTTTGATCTGGACGATGCTCAACGGCTCTTGATAATTGTGAAAGTCCAAGAACAGGAACATTTAATTCTTTGGCAAGTGCCTTAAGAGATCTTGAAACCTCTGTAACTTGTTGTACTATATTGTCGCTTGAACCGCTGGGTTGTATTAATTGTAAATAGTCAATTATAATAATTCCAAGTTTTTTCTCGGCCTGTAACCTTCGTGCCATTGCTCTCATATGAAGTACGCTGGCAGAAGGAGCGTCGTCAATATAAATTTGAGATTTTGAAAGCCTTTCCATCGCTTCTCTTATCCTTGCAAACTCGTCTTCCCCAGATAATTTTCCTGTTCTTAATTTCCACATAGAAAGATTTGCCTCCGCCGCAATTAATCTATCAACTAATTGTTCTTTTGACATCTCAAGCGAGAAAATTCCAACAGGAACCCCCGACTTAGAAGCGGCTCTTGCAACATCAAGAGCAAGTGAAGTTTTTCCAAGGCTTGGCCTTGCGGCAAGCAAAATAAAATCTCCCCTTTGAAATCCTGCCAACATGTCGTCTAATTTTGAAAATCCCGTTGTAACTCCACGCAATTCTTCTTTTCTTGAGTGAATTTTATCAATTCTTTCAAATGCGTCATCAAGTTCATTTTTTATAGGAAGAAAACCTTGCGTTAAAGACCTTTCTGAAATGCTAAATATTTTTTTCTCAGCTTCGTCTAAAATATTATCTACGTTTTTATCTTCTTTATGCCCGAGTTCGAATATTTCACCCGAAGCCTTAATTAAATCTCTTAATACTTTTTTTTCTCGGACTGTTTTACCGTAATGCGCAAGATGGGCTGGTGTTGGAATTGTTTCTAATAGTTCTGAAAGATAAGCTGCG is a window of Candidatus Paceibacterota bacterium DNA encoding:
- the dnaB gene encoding replicative DNA helicase, which translates into the protein MAEDPNKIPPQSIETEKALLGSLMMDKDGIIKVVDFMHPEDFYKENHGIIYQAMLDLYQSGEPIDVMNLKQRLEEKKELRKIGGAAYLSELLETIPTPAHLAHYGKTVREKKVLRDLIKASGEIFELGHKEDKNVDNILDEAEKKIFSISERSLTQGFLPIKNELDDAFERIDKIHSRKEELRGVTTGFSKLDDMLAGFQRGDFILLAARPSLGKTSLALDVARAASKSGVPVGIFSLEMSKEQLVDRLIAAEANLSMWKLRTGKLSGEDEFARIREAMERLSKSQIYIDDAPSASVLHMRAMARRLQAEKKLGIIIIDYLQLIQPSGSSDNIVQQVTEVSRSLKALAKELNVPVLGLSQLSRAVEHRPDQRPRLSDLRESGSLEQDSDVVLFIYREDKVRPNTPEQNIAEIIIAKHRNGPIGSKKLYFNQDVVTFKELDQNYEGEEITGEEVI